Below is a genomic region from Desulfobacter sp..
GAAAAGCGATATTATATATCGAGCCTGGATAGCGACCCCAATATTTTTGGTAATGCTGTCAGGAGGCATTGGGGAATTGAAAATTCAGTGCATTGGGTATTGGATATTGCGTTCCGTGAAGACGAAAGCAGAGTCAGAAAGGGGAACTCTCCTGAGAATTTTGCAGCGATTCGGCACATTGCATTAAATTTATTACGGAACAATAAGACATTTAAAGGGAGTGTAAAAACCAAAAGGTTGAATGCTGCTATGGATATCAAATATCTGGAGGAAGTTATGTTTGGATGATACTTGAACCAATCAAAACTATAGGCACTTTACAATATTTACATGCGTGAGCCCTGCGGTTTTAAAGGCAACACCTTGACAAGTCTGCGCCAAAGCCCTACCCATTAATAATGACAGCGTTAACCTTCAAGGAGATCCCATGAGCCATCCTTCCAATCAATCCAGAGAGCAGGTTGCAGCAAAAGAAACCTGGAATCTGGCCCCCTTATTTGAATCCCAAAAAGAATTTGAAACCCTTTATACTGACCTGGAATCCAAAATTTGTCTGTATGAAAAGTTCAAAAACAGCCTGGGACAATCCTTTGACCAATTCCTTGCCGGCATTGAATTTAACCATGTCATGGGCCGGAACCTTGAAAAAATGTATACCTATGCCCATTTGAAAAATGATGAGGATAAAACCGGTTCCCAAGGAGATGAACTCTTCCAGAGAGCCATGAACCTGTATACCCGGATCTCCCATGCGGCAAGTTTTATTGTTCCTGAAATCCAGGCCATTGACAAGGCCACCCTTGAAAAATGGCAGAAAAAAAAAGAATGTGCAGACTATCAATTTTATCTGGAAAAAATAATCCGGAAAATTCCCCACACAAGAAATGCCGAGGCTGAAGAGCTTCTGGCCATGGCCAAGGAAAGCTTGGGTGCTCCGGGCCGGATCTTTGGACAATTGAATAATGCCGACCTGAATTTCAAGACCCTGGAAGACGAAAACGGCAAATCCACTCCCCTGACCCATGGTAATTTCACCAGATTTTTAAGCCATGACAGCAGATCCGTAAGAAAAAAAGCCTTTGATCAATACTACAGGGTCTATGACAGGCATAAACACACGATAGGATCTGCCCTGGCCGCCTCAATTCAAAAGGATCTTTTTCTGGCAAAGGCCAGGCATTTTAACACGGCCAGGCAGGCGGCCCTGTTCCAGGACAATGTATCAGACAAGGTGTATGACAGCCTGGTTGCCAGTGTAAAATCAAATTTGTCCCCCCTGTACAATTACCTGAACTTCAGGAAAAAAACCCTGGGTCTGGATGAACTCCACATTTACGACACCTATGTGCCCATCCTCCGGAACCAGGCATTTCACATGGGATATGATGAGGCGGTTGCCACCTGTATTGAGGCCCTTTCGCCATTGGGAGAGGAGTATTGTAAGATTTTAGAACAGGGCTTGACCCAGGGCCGGTGGGTGGACAAATATGAAAACAAAGGCAAGCGGAGCAGGGCCTATTCATCCGGCTGTTATGACTCCCCCCCCTATATTTTGCTCAACTATGATGAACATTCCATCAACAGCCTCTTTACCCTGATCCATGAGACGGGGCATTCCATGCATTCCTATTATGCCAACCATGCCCAGCCATACCCCAGCCATGATTACACTATTTTTGTAGCTGAGGTGGCCTCCACCCTGAACGAAACCCTGCTGGGTCAGTTTTTCCTTAAAAAATATGAAACCGATCCCCGGATGAATGCCTATATCCTGAACCGGGAGATCGACAATATCAGGGCCACCTTTTTCAGGCAGACCATGTTTGCCGAATTTGAAGATATTATCCACCACATGGCCGCCCAAAACAAGGCGCTGACTCTGGAGACCCTTACCAGCACCTACAAACAATTATTGACCAGGTATTTTGGAGATACAATGGTGATAGATGATGCCCTGGCCTTAGAATGCCTGCGCATCCCCCATTTTTATTCATCCTTTTACGTGTACAAATATGCCACAGGTCTGGCCGCATCTTTGGATATTGCCCAGAGAATCCAAAAAAAAGGACAAGAGGCCGTGGACGATTATATGACATTCTTAAAATCAGGGGGATCCATGTTCCCCATTGACCAGCTGAAAATTGCCGGGGTTGACATGGAGTCGCCGGACCCTGTGAATTCAGCCATCGACCATTTTAAAACCCGGGTTGAACAACTGGAAAAACAATGGCCGTCCATTTAGAGCCCATCGGCATCCTCCATACCTGCTTTAAGGAAAAATTCGGCATCCCAAGGCAGCCCAACCTGGTCAAAGAGGCCCCGGGACATCTTGAATTTTATCCTGAATTTGCCAGAGAAGAGGCCCTAAGAGCGTTGGAAGGGTTTTCCCATCTCTGGCTGATTTTTCTCTTCCACAAGGCCCAAAACAATAAGGAGAGGTCCTGGTCCCCCATGGTCAGACCCCCCAGGCTTGGGGGGAATAAAAAAGTCGGGGTATTTGCCTCAAGATCCCCGTTCCGCCCCAACCCCATTGGGCTTTCCGGCGTGGCCCTGGACCAGGTTGAAATCACAGACAAAGGCCCCGTTCTGCACCTGTCCGGGGTGGATATCCTGGACCAGACCCCCATCCTGGACATCAAACCCTATCTGCCCTATTCAGACAGCATCGCCCATGCCGAAGACGGTTTTGCCAAAGGGCCACCCAAGGCAGACCTTTGGGTTGAATTCACGGCCCCGGCCTTGGAGGAGATCAAAAAAAAACAAATCCCCCATCTTAAATCCATTATCCAAGGCATCCTTGAAAACGACCCAAGACCGGCCTACTCCAGGCAGACAAGCCAAGACAGGATTTACGGAATCCGTCTTTTTGACCTTGATATCAAATGGACGGTTGACCGGGACAGGGTATTTGTGGTCTCTATTGAGCCTGTAGAATAACCCTGGAATGCACATCCGACACCTGAATGCCTGGCAGTGTCAACCCCAAGGCGGCACAACCTTTTTAAAGGCGCCATCTCCAGCAATAACATGACGTTGCATTAGGACACGACCCCTTCAGCCTTGGGCGCCTTAAGGTTGAAACCTTTCTGATCTATGCAAGATGGAGATCAACTCAGGCATGGGCCGTTCTTTGAATGATCTCCTCTTGAAGGGCAGGCCCAAGATTTACAAAATAATCAGAATAGCCGGCCACCCTCACAATAAGATCCTTGTAGGAATCCGGATCTTTCTGGGCCTGGCGTAAGGTGGCTTTGTCCACCACGTTGAACTGGATATGGTGGCCGTCCATTTTAAAATAGGAACGGATCAGCTGAACAATGGGGGTTTTTCCCTTGTCCGTGGCCAGAAACTCAGGCAGAAATTTTTGATTGAGCAAGGTACCCCCGGTTTTTAAATGATCAATCTTAGAGGCCGAGTTAAGCACGGCTGTTGGGCCGCAGCAGTCCGCCCCCTGAACAGGAGAAATCCCCTCTGAAAAGGGAAGGTTTTTTTTCCTGCCGTCGGGCATGGCCCCTGTGACCTCCCCGAAATAAACATGACAGGTGGTGGGCAAAAGGTTAATTCTGTAAACCCCGCCCCGGGTGTTGGCCCGGCCCGTGACGGCCCGGTAAAAAACATCAAACACCTGGCAGAGAACCTGGTCTGCCTGTTCATCATCATTGCCGTATTTAGGGGCGCAGAGCAATGCCTGGCGAAGCGGTTCATGCCCCTTGAAATCAGATGCCAATGCGCTGATCAAAGTCTTGATATCAAACCGCTTTTGCTCAAACACAAGGAATTTAAGGGCTGCCAGGCTGTCGGTAATCGAGCCCATGCCCACCCCCTGGATATAGGCGGTGTTGTACCTGGCCCCGCCCTGGTTATAGTCTTTTGCGTTTTCAATACAGTCCTGGGTGACCAGGGAGAGCAAGGGCACGGGCATGAACCTTGAGTTGATCTGCTCAATATGATTGGACCCCTTGATTTTAATATCTGCAAAATAGCGCACCTGGCGCTCATACGCCTCAAAAAGCTGTTCATAGGACTCAAATGACCCGGGATCCCCGGTTTCAAGCCCGATCATCTCCCGGGTGAAAGGATCTCGCCCATTGTTCAGGGTGATTTCCAAAATCTTGGGCAGATTAAAATATCCGGTAAGGATATAGGCCTCTTTGCCGAAAAAACCTGCTTCCACACAGCCCAAAGCCCCGGCAAGGCGGGCGTCATCCACGGACTTTCCATGGGAGATCATCTCCTGGAAAATGGCATCAGCATTAAATACAGAGGGCTGGCCAAATCCTGTGGCAATGATGTCCAGGGCCCGCCTGATAAAACGGTTTGGATTTTTCCTTGAAACCTGGATCATGGACGAGGGCTGGAGCAACCGCATCGTCTCGATCACATCGAAAATCATATAGGTAAGCGCGTTGACCCCGTCCCGGTTTTCCGGGGTGACCCCGCCAAGGTTGATAAGGCAGAAATCCACATAGGTATTGCTCTCCTTGGCCGTCACCCCCACCTTGGGCGGGGCCGGATGATTGTGAAACTTGATCCAGAAACAGGAGAGCAGCTCTTGTGCCTGCTCAGGGGTCAGTCTTCCCTCGTCCAGGTCTTTTTTATAAAAAGGATAGAGATTCTGGTCCAGACGGCCCGGGTTATAGGCATCCCAGGGATTAAGCTCGGTAATAATCCCCACATGGACAAACCAATAATACTGAAGGGCCTCATGAAAGGTTTCAGGGGCATGGGCC
It encodes:
- the pepF gene encoding oligoendopeptidase F, with protein sequence MSHPSNQSREQVAAKETWNLAPLFESQKEFETLYTDLESKICLYEKFKNSLGQSFDQFLAGIEFNHVMGRNLEKMYTYAHLKNDEDKTGSQGDELFQRAMNLYTRISHAASFIVPEIQAIDKATLEKWQKKKECADYQFYLEKIIRKIPHTRNAEAEELLAMAKESLGAPGRIFGQLNNADLNFKTLEDENGKSTPLTHGNFTRFLSHDSRSVRKKAFDQYYRVYDRHKHTIGSALAASIQKDLFLAKARHFNTARQAALFQDNVSDKVYDSLVASVKSNLSPLYNYLNFRKKTLGLDELHIYDTYVPILRNQAFHMGYDEAVATCIEALSPLGEEYCKILEQGLTQGRWVDKYENKGKRSRAYSSGCYDSPPYILLNYDEHSINSLFTLIHETGHSMHSYYANHAQPYPSHDYTIFVAEVASTLNETLLGQFFLKKYETDPRMNAYILNREIDNIRATFFRQTMFAEFEDIIHHMAAQNKALTLETLTSTYKQLLTRYFGDTMVIDDALALECLRIPHFYSSFYVYKYATGLAASLDIAQRIQKKGQEAVDDYMTFLKSGGSMFPIDQLKIAGVDMESPDPVNSAIDHFKTRVEQLEKQWPSI
- a CDS encoding glycyl radical protein; amino-acid sequence: MNQRVKRLRQKSLDTPVTLSHERACLVTDFYRTQASPLMSPPVQRAHCLEHILLNKTIFIGADELIVGERGPQPKAVPTYPEVCLHSLSDLEILDSRPKVAYKVSDETKQVYQETIIPFWSGKTIREKIFDAMTPEWKKSFKAGIFTEFQEQRAPGHTAGGNLIYTQGFLDLKTRIGQVLESQDRFADPLALERMENLQAMDIAASALIQFAHRHAKVLEDAAEKETDGLRCAALEQMAKICRRVPAHAPETFHEALQYYWFVHVGIITELNPWDAYNPGRLDQNLYPFYKKDLDEGRLTPEQAQELLSCFWIKFHNHPAPPKVGVTAKESNTYVDFCLINLGGVTPENRDGVNALTYMIFDVIETMRLLQPSSMIQVSRKNPNRFIRRALDIIATGFGQPSVFNADAIFQEMISHGKSVDDARLAGALGCVEAGFFGKEAYILTGYFNLPKILEITLNNGRDPFTREMIGLETGDPGSFESYEQLFEAYERQVRYFADIKIKGSNHIEQINSRFMPVPLLSLVTQDCIENAKDYNQGGARYNTAYIQGVGMGSITDSLAALKFLVFEQKRFDIKTLISALASDFKGHEPLRQALLCAPKYGNDDEQADQVLCQVFDVFYRAVTGRANTRGGVYRINLLPTTCHVYFGEVTGAMPDGRKKNLPFSEGISPVQGADCCGPTAVLNSASKIDHLKTGGTLLNQKFLPEFLATDKGKTPIVQLIRSYFKMDGHHIQFNVVDKATLRQAQKDPDSYKDLIVRVAGYSDYFVNLGPALQEEIIQRTAHA
- the tsaA gene encoding tRNA (N6-threonylcarbamoyladenosine(37)-N6)-methyltransferase TrmO; this translates as MAVHLEPIGILHTCFKEKFGIPRQPNLVKEAPGHLEFYPEFAREEALRALEGFSHLWLIFLFHKAQNNKERSWSPMVRPPRLGGNKKVGVFASRSPFRPNPIGLSGVALDQVEITDKGPVLHLSGVDILDQTPILDIKPYLPYSDSIAHAEDGFAKGPPKADLWVEFTAPALEEIKKKQIPHLKSIIQGILENDPRPAYSRQTSQDRIYGIRLFDLDIKWTVDRDRVFVVSIEPVE